The genomic region TTTGAACGCGGCCAACGCCTGGGCGCCGCTCATCAACGAGATGGCTGGCTTAAAGCGGGACCTCGTTCCCATCACCGCCTACAAGCACCAGCTCGTCAAAACCGAACCGCTGGAGCCCGGACAGGCCGAACCGCTGGTCTGCCCGCCGAGCTGGAACGACGCCTACATAATCCAGGACGGCGAGGACGGCGGAATAATCTGCGGTGCCGGGATAGAGCACAAAGCTAAGAGCCTCGACGACTACGAGCCGACCTACGACTTCCTGCGCGGCGTTTTGGAGTATGCCGTCAGAATCGCCCCGCCGCTGCGCTACGCTCACATAGTCCGCCAGTGGGCCGGTTTCTACGCAAAGACACCCGACAGCAACCCAGCCATTGGAAAGCTCCTTGACAACTTCTACATAGCGGCAGGCTTCAGCGGGCACGGCTTTATGATGGCACCGGCCGTTGGGGAGGCCATGGCCGAGTTGATGAGCAAGGGAAGGAGCAGCGTGCCGCTCGACTGGGAGTGGTACGACCCCTACCGCTTCGAGAGGGGAGAGCTGAGGAGTTCGGCCTTCCAGATAGGCTGACCCCTTTTCTTTATCATCTTCCCGGCAAGAAAAAGGTTATAAAGGGGCCCCGATTAGCATCGTGAGGGTCATCATGAGGATAGTCTTCGATATAGGCGGTTCGGTTCTCGTTCCTGACGACCCGGACGTTGATTTTATCGGGAAGGTGGCTTACGAGCTCATCAAGATAAGCGAGGATCACGAGGTTGCCGTGGTAGTCGGCGGCGGAAAGGTGGCGCGCAAGTACATCAAGGCCGCGAAGACCTTCACTCCCAACGAGACCTTCAAGGACTACATCGGCATACACATCACCCGTGCCAATGCCATGCTCCTGATAGCGGCGCTCGGCGAGAAGGCCTATCCCTTCGTAATCCAGGACTTCCGTAAGGCCTGGGAGGTCATCCAGCTCAAGAAGATACCAATAATGGGCGGAACTCACCCCGGCCACACGACCGATGCGGTTTCGGCTCTCCTCGCGGAGTACCTTCAGGCCGACCTTCTCGTCGTGGTGACAAACGTTGACGGCGTCTACGACAGTGACCCGAGGAAGAACCCGAACGCGAAGAAGCTCGACGGGATAACCTTCGACCAGCTCGTCGAGATAGCGATGCAGGCCGAGAGCAAAGCGGGAGGAAGCGGAGTTGTGGATGCCCTCGCCGCCAAGTTCATCCAGCGCGGCAAGATAAGGACATACATCGTGGGCAAGAAGGACGCCTACAGCCTCTTCGATGTGATAAAGGGTAAGCACAGCGGGACGGTTGTGGAGCCGTGAGGTTTCTTTTTATCATCCCCTTCTCATTAGGCGTCCTCTTCAGAAGATAGGGGCAATAATCGTGATGTCGATTTTAACAAATCTTCCACCGCGTTTACTGCGGTATTTAAATTACCCAGTTCCAAATCTTCTTCGGGTATACCCCATTCATCAGGGTATCTACTGCTAGCTTCATATTTGGACAAACATATATGCAAAGGAATCGCTAGTATTGGTTTGACAGAATCTATTACTGCCTGAAAAACTATATCAACATCCAGCTTAGAGAAGCTCTCAGGAAACACTACCCCTGCCAAATTCTCGATATTTTCTGGGGTTAGATTAACGTCAGTCTTTAGTCTCTCAAACTCCCCCTCTAATTGTTTTGACAACCCAAGATACTCTTTTGATGTTGCTTTCAAACAGGGATACTTAGGGCTCCTTAAGTGTCTATTCTTCTCCTTTTTATCCTTCGTTATGTGGACTTGTTGCACATTACTTTCCGTTTCTGGAAGGTCAGAGGAGGGGTTATCTGATACGTCCTCGAATAATGAGATTATGATTTTAAAAGAGTCTTGGACAAATGCTTTCTCATTGTCGCTTAAATGTACATTTCCATTTTCAATGGCATAATTAATATCCTCAGCCATTCGTTTAAACAAAAGTATCATGTATTCCTTCATTCGTCCATATGTATATTCTCTTGAGAGTTCTGCTATGTAATTAAAAAATCCCCCAAAGCCATGTCCAAATGCCTTGGGGCGGGTATAATTCCTAGAGCGCTTTAAAAGGGAAACACATTTTCCATATCCTGCCTTTCTGTCTTCTTGTTCCCTAATAAATGATGACAATCCGATCATTCCACTTATGAATGTTGAAAGGAAATAAGCTTTTAGTGTCTTCTCGCATGCCTGTTGCAGAGAGTAAATTACTCTAGCTCTCATCTCACTTTCCAATTCGGACGGCACATGTTCTAGGGTATTTAAGATAATCTTAGCCAGCTCTAGATCCGCATTCGCCTTATCAAGTAGCTTACTGGAGATTTCAATAGTGCTATATACAGATGGATTCTTACTCATAGTGGGGTAATATGTTGCAAATTATATATTTAAATGTTCTGTTGCACTATCAGTAGTTTCATTAGATGAGGATTTCTTGTACATAGTTGTATATACCCACCGGCTGGCTCAAAGCCCTCAGTGCAATCGAAGCCCTAACCGGAGCCGTCTTCATGGCGCTCATCGTCGCGGTGATTGCCCGTAAATGGATGCGCTGAACCTAAGGTTAAAGCCAACTTTTTATACCTCCTCGCCCTTCTCCCTCCGGTGGTGCTCATGAAAATCGTGGTCGTCGGTTCTGGAACTGCCGGAAGCAACTTCGCGCTGTTCATGCGCAAGCTCGACAGGAAGGCCGAGATAACCGTCATCGGAAAGGAGGAAACCATGCAGTACTCCCCCTGCGCCCTGCCGCACGTCATCAGCGGCACAATAGAGAAGCCGGAGGACGTAATCGTCTTCCCAAACGAGTTCTACGAGAAGCAGAAAATCCAGCTCATGCTCGGAACGGAGGTCAAATCCATAGACCGCGAGAGGAAGGTCGTGATCACCGACAAGGGTGAGGTTCCCTACGACAAGCTCGTTCTGGCTGTGGGCTCAAAGGCCTTCGTCCCGCCGGTAAAGGGCGTTGAGAACGAGGGAGTCTTCACCCTCAAGAGTCTCGACGACTTGAGGAGGATAAAGGCCTACATCGCCGAGAGGAAGCCGAAGAAGGCCGTCGTCATCGGTGCCGGTTTAATCGGCCTCGAAGGGGCTGAAGCCTTCGCGAAGCTCGGCATGGAGGTTCTTGTGGTAGAGCTCATGGACAGGCTTATGCCGACCATGCTCGACAAAGACACCGCCAAGCTCGTACAGGCCGAGATGGAGAAGCACGGCGTTTCCTTCCGCTTCGGAGTTGGGGTCAGCGAGATAATCGGCAGTCCGGTTGAGGCCGTCAAAATCGGCGACGAGGAAGTTCCGGCCGAGCTGGTTCTCGTCGCTACTGGAGTTAGGGCAAACGTCGACCTCGCAAAGGCGGCAGGCCTCGACGTGCACTGGGGCATCGTTGTAAACGAGCACCTCCAGACGAGCGACCCGGACATCTATGCGATAGGCGACTGCGCCGAGGTGATCGACGCCGTTACTGGTCAGAGAACCCTTAGCCAGCTCGGAACGAGCGCGGTGAGGATGGCAAAGATAGCAGCGGAGCACATAGCCGGAAAGGACATCTCCTTCAGGCCGGTCTTCAACACCGCAATAACCGAACTCTTCGGCCTTGAGATAGGCACCTTCGGAATAACCGAGGAGAGGGCAAAGAAGGAGGGCATTGAGATAGCCGTCGGCAAGTTCAAGGGAAGCACAAAACCCGAATACTACCCCGGTGGAAAGCCGATAACGGTTAAGGTAATCTTCAGGAAGTCCGACAGAAAGCTCATCGGCGCCCAGATAGTCGGCGGCGAGCGCGTCTGGGGCAGGATAATGACGCTCTCCGCCCTGGCTCAGAAGGATGCAACGGTTGATGAC from Thermococcus celericrescens harbors:
- the pyrH gene encoding UMP kinase, translated to MRIVFDIGGSVLVPDDPDVDFIGKVAYELIKISEDHEVAVVVGGGKVARKYIKAAKTFTPNETFKDYIGIHITRANAMLLIAALGEKAYPFVIQDFRKAWEVIQLKKIPIMGGTHPGHTTDAVSALLAEYLQADLLVVVTNVDGVYDSDPRKNPNAKKLDGITFDQLVEIAMQAESKAGGSGVVDALAAKFIQRGKIRTYIVGKKDAYSLFDVIKGKHSGTVVEP
- a CDS encoding HEPN domain-containing protein, whose translation is MSKNPSVYSTIEISSKLLDKANADLELAKIILNTLEHVPSELESEMRARVIYSLQQACEKTLKAYFLSTFISGMIGLSSFIREQEDRKAGYGKCVSLLKRSRNYTRPKAFGHGFGGFFNYIAELSREYTYGRMKEYMILLFKRMAEDINYAIENGNVHLSDNEKAFVQDSFKIIISLFEDVSDNPSSDLPETESNVQQVHITKDKKEKNRHLRSPKYPCLKATSKEYLGLSKQLEGEFERLKTDVNLTPENIENLAGVVFPESFSKLDVDIVFQAVIDSVKPILAIPLHICLSKYEASSRYPDEWGIPEEDLELGNLNTAVNAVEDLLKSTSRLLPLSSEEDA
- a CDS encoding NAD(P)/FAD-dependent oxidoreductase; this encodes MKIVVVGSGTAGSNFALFMRKLDRKAEITVIGKEETMQYSPCALPHVISGTIEKPEDVIVFPNEFYEKQKIQLMLGTEVKSIDRERKVVITDKGEVPYDKLVLAVGSKAFVPPVKGVENEGVFTLKSLDDLRRIKAYIAERKPKKAVVIGAGLIGLEGAEAFAKLGMEVLVVELMDRLMPTMLDKDTAKLVQAEMEKHGVSFRFGVGVSEIIGSPVEAVKIGDEEVPAELVLVATGVRANVDLAKAAGLDVHWGIVVNEHLQTSDPDIYAIGDCAEVIDAVTGQRTLSQLGTSAVRMAKIAAEHIAGKDISFRPVFNTAITELFGLEIGTFGITEERAKKEGIEIAVGKFKGSTKPEYYPGGKPITVKVIFRKSDRKLIGAQIVGGERVWGRIMTLSALAQKDATVDDVVYLETAYAPPISPTIDPISVAAEMALRRFR